A genomic segment from Methanolobus zinderi encodes:
- a CDS encoding MgtC/SapB family protein, with protein MIPTTTTLGLDPFLLDALKKIGLSLLIGILIGLERESWRSDKRIFAGVRTFTITCILGTTAAFLSDYIGYDILLITTLFVAVYCLFLIYEVHLVENRSGFTSAVALFSTYLLGILVAEEFFQIALIIAVVITALLVEKKPLHTLAGSLAQRDIIDALQFIALAFILYPIVPDEPVYDVVSLKSVILIIVLVSAVSFVSYVLLKRTGTKGGIPYSGFLGGLASSVASIISLSNISKKKPALLEHVYVGALLTIISMTIRDLVIAFLIDPSGRMPLLMLPPFLVMSAATFLLVRRTGNMQDTDETVELNSPFAIVPALKFGALFTVILIIANITNSIGGSLGTYATAIGGIASSSAVTASMASLAIAGKVSYITAAETAVLAGIISTLSKPFYMKVTGATELFRKTVFYFVLVTILGLLVFLGWGYYLNTFTELII; from the coding sequence ATGATACCGACTACAACAACCCTCGGCCTGGATCCCTTTTTGCTTGATGCTTTAAAGAAAATCGGTCTTTCACTGCTAATTGGTATCCTCATAGGCCTTGAAAGGGAGAGCTGGAGGTCCGATAAGAGAATTTTTGCAGGAGTCAGAACATTTACAATTACCTGTATACTGGGAACTACTGCCGCTTTCCTGTCGGATTACATAGGATATGACATACTTCTGATCACAACACTCTTTGTTGCCGTTTATTGTCTCTTCCTTATATACGAAGTACATCTTGTCGAGAACAGATCAGGTTTTACAAGTGCAGTCGCACTTTTTTCCACTTATCTGTTGGGAATACTGGTAGCGGAGGAATTTTTCCAGATAGCTCTGATCATTGCTGTGGTCATTACAGCCCTTCTGGTCGAAAAAAAACCTCTCCACACCCTGGCAGGCAGTCTGGCACAAAGAGACATAATCGATGCATTGCAATTTATTGCCCTTGCTTTCATATTATATCCTATAGTTCCGGATGAGCCGGTATATGATGTTGTCAGCCTCAAGTCTGTGATACTTATCATAGTACTCGTATCAGCGGTCAGTTTCGTAAGTTATGTACTCCTGAAAAGAACGGGCACAAAAGGAGGAATACCATATTCAGGTTTTCTGGGAGGTCTGGCAAGCAGTGTGGCTTCTATTATTTCCCTGTCAAACATCTCAAAGAAAAAACCAGCATTGCTAGAACATGTGTACGTGGGTGCTCTGCTGACCATAATCTCTATGACAATAAGAGATCTTGTTATAGCTTTCCTAATAGATCCTTCGGGAAGGATGCCCCTTCTGATGCTGCCACCTTTTTTGGTGATGTCCGCAGCCACTTTCCTTCTTGTCCGCAGAACAGGGAACATGCAGGATACCGATGAAACTGTAGAGCTCAATTCTCCTTTTGCCATCGTGCCTGCCCTGAAGTTCGGTGCTCTTTTCACTGTAATACTGATAATAGCGAATATCACAAATTCTATCGGGGGATCCCTGGGAACATACGCTACAGCCATAGGGGGTATTGCAAGCAGCTCGGCTGTGACAGCTTCCATGGCCTCACTGGCAATTGCAGGAAAGGTTTCCTATATTACGGCAGCCGAAACTGCTGTTCTCGCGGGTATAATCAGTACGTTGTCCAAACCATTCTACATGAAGGTAACCGGTGCAACTGAGCTTTTCCGAAAAACAGTATTTTATTTTGTTCTGGTTACCATTCTGGGATTACTTGTTTTTCTTGGATGGGGTTATTATCTGAACACATTTACAGAGCTGATTATCTGA
- a CDS encoding glycoside hydrolase family 57 protein, with protein MRSVCFYFELHQPHRLKWFWPDKRISGFNRYFDNDINKEIFRRVSEKCYLPANQTILELIDNTSGEFRVSMSVTGTLLSQCESWGGDVLESFRDLAQTGCVEFIDETYYHSIAALFESRQEFIEEVKEHRRVMSELLGITPEVFRNTELMYNNTIAGAAAEMGYKAILTEGIERVLGGRSPNHVYKAKSSDIAVLLRNYKLSDDIGYRFSSQWREEYPLTAGKWADWVSQSSGETANIFMDYETFGEHQWTDTGIFEFLRAVPGEVTDRGISFLTPSQTIEKYSPAGEIDVGDFSTISWADIERDTSAWLGNDMQRRCFEEAKLLEPYVKATGDKELIKIWKHLLTSDHYYYMSTKWLGDGDVHSYFSIHESPYDAAVNFMAVMMDFKEKVFMELKEQNK; from the coding sequence ATGAGATCGGTCTGTTTCTATTTTGAACTTCACCAGCCACACAGGTTAAAGTGGTTCTGGCCTGACAAAAGAATCAGTGGATTCAACAGATATTTTGATAACGATATCAACAAAGAGATCTTCCGGAGGGTTTCCGAGAAATGCTATCTACCTGCAAACCAGACCATCCTGGAATTGATCGATAATACTTCCGGTGAGTTCAGAGTGAGCATGTCGGTAACAGGCACTCTCCTGAGCCAGTGTGAGAGCTGGGGCGGGGATGTACTGGAATCATTCAGGGATCTCGCCCAAACTGGCTGTGTAGAGTTCATTGATGAGACATATTATCATTCCATTGCAGCACTTTTCGAGTCAAGGCAGGAGTTCATAGAAGAGGTGAAAGAGCATCGCAGGGTCATGTCAGAACTGCTTGGCATCACACCGGAGGTATTCAGGAACACGGAGCTGATGTATAACAATACCATAGCCGGAGCTGCCGCCGAGATGGGATATAAGGCAATACTTACCGAAGGCATAGAAAGGGTGCTTGGAGGCAGGTCACCAAACCATGTCTATAAAGCAAAGAGCAGTGATATTGCAGTACTTCTGAGAAATTATAAATTAAGTGACGATATCGGATACCGCTTCTCATCGCAATGGCGGGAGGAGTATCCTCTGACTGCAGGCAAATGGGCTGACTGGGTGTCTCAGAGCTCAGGAGAAACAGCCAATATCTTCATGGATTACGAGACATTCGGGGAACACCAGTGGACAGATACCGGCATCTTTGAGTTTCTCAGGGCAGTTCCGGGAGAGGTTACAGACCGTGGGATCAGCTTCCTCACTCCTTCCCAGACGATCGAGAAGTATTCTCCGGCAGGCGAGATAGATGTGGGTGATTTCTCAACAATATCCTGGGCGGATATTGAAAGAGATACCAGTGCCTGGCTTGGTAATGATATGCAGAGACGGTGTTTTGAAGAAGCAAAGCTACTTGAGCCGTATGTGAAAGCAACCGGGGATAAAGAGCTCATAAAGATATGGAAACATCTGCTGACATCTGACCATTATTACTATATGAGCACCAAATGGCTCGGAGACGGCGATGTGCATTCGTATTTCAGCATCCATGAATCACCCTATGATGCTGCTGTGAATTTCATGGCAGTGATGATGGATTTTAAGGAAAAGGTTTTCATGGAACTGAAAGAGCAGAATAAATAG
- a CDS encoding amylo-alpha-1,6-glucosidase: MKDISYDRDRGDISNREFPYKEWIVTNGLGGYAAGTSMGINTRKYHGLLVASMNPPVERRLMLCSLDEEIIAGEDTYYLAAHQYPGKVHPEGYRYLMGFAMDPIPTFRYMTGGISIEKKLFMVYGENTIIIMYNIHNPLDTDVSLRMFPLVNDRDIHHLTRSKDINFHQEAKDTGIILKNGKSEIHLNSNMQFSHEPYWYYNLEYPVELSRGYPYIEDNFNPGYFEADIGKGYSSFFIIASTGDTGSADIRTVRNRLEKETERLDKLVERYDRDDTFIRRLVTAGDSFIVKRKSTDSRSVIAGYHWFADWGRDSMISLPGLTLVSGRFDDARNILATFAANCREGLIPNMFSDSPGGSAIYNSVDASLWFVHSLGRYFDYTEDIPFIDSMWNTVEDIIENYRNGTRFGIGMDDDGLIFHGGQLTWMDAIVDNTPITPRKGKACEINALWYNALKYAELLGEKLEREVSGYSETARTAKDSFAEKFLNRERGCLYDLIPGPESRIHAKDASVRPNQIFAVSLPFTMLSRNTEKGIVKVVTEELLTPYGLRTLSPRDTVYIGTYRGDLLSRDAAYHSGTAWPWLLGPYITAYRKVNDYSQESRSYAKALLKGLERHLDEAGIGTISEVFDGNVPHKPGGCISQAWSVAEISRAWAEDVMQEEDCSSPL, translated from the coding sequence ATGAAAGATATCAGTTATGATCGTGATAGAGGGGACATATCTAACCGGGAATTCCCTTACAAGGAGTGGATAGTAACCAACGGCCTTGGAGGATATGCTGCCGGCACCTCTATGGGAATAAACACAAGAAAGTATCATGGTCTGCTGGTGGCATCCATGAATCCACCTGTGGAGCGGAGGCTGATGCTCTGCTCCCTTGATGAGGAAATTATAGCAGGCGAAGATACATACTACCTTGCAGCACACCAGTATCCGGGAAAAGTACACCCCGAAGGTTACCGGTACCTGATGGGATTTGCCATGGACCCAATACCAACCTTTCGATATATGACAGGTGGAATAAGTATCGAAAAAAAGCTGTTCATGGTATACGGGGAGAATACAATCATAATAATGTACAATATCCACAATCCCCTTGATACAGATGTATCCCTGCGTATGTTCCCGCTTGTCAATGACAGGGATATACATCATCTTACCAGATCAAAAGATATCAACTTCCACCAGGAAGCAAAAGATACCGGGATTATTCTGAAAAACGGGAAAAGTGAAATCCACCTGAATTCCAATATGCAGTTCAGCCATGAGCCTTACTGGTACTACAATCTTGAATACCCTGTGGAGCTCTCAAGAGGGTATCCCTATATTGAAGATAACTTCAATCCCGGATACTTTGAAGCTGATATCGGGAAAGGCTATTCATCTTTTTTCATTATTGCATCCACCGGGGATACCGGTTCTGCTGATATCCGGACTGTAAGGAACAGGCTTGAGAAAGAGACAGAGCGTCTTGATAAGCTTGTAGAGAGATATGACAGAGATGATACCTTTATACGCCGGCTTGTCACTGCAGGGGATTCTTTCATTGTAAAAAGAAAATCCACGGATTCAAGGTCTGTTATCGCAGGTTATCACTGGTTTGCAGACTGGGGTCGGGACTCAATGATCTCACTACCGGGTCTGACCCTTGTAAGCGGCAGGTTTGATGATGCAAGGAACATACTTGCAACCTTTGCAGCAAACTGCAGGGAAGGACTTATACCGAATATGTTCTCGGATAGCCCCGGCGGATCGGCTATTTACAATTCAGTTGATGCATCCCTGTGGTTCGTTCACTCCCTTGGTAGGTATTTTGACTATACAGAGGATATCCCATTCATCGATTCAATGTGGAATACTGTCGAAGATATAATCGAAAACTATCGCAACGGAACGAGATTCGGGATCGGCATGGATGATGACGGCCTCATATTCCACGGAGGACAGCTTACCTGGATGGATGCAATTGTGGACAATACGCCCATTACACCCCGGAAAGGGAAAGCCTGTGAGATCAATGCACTCTGGTATAACGCTCTGAAATATGCAGAACTCCTGGGAGAGAAGTTAGAAAGAGAGGTCAGTGGTTATTCAGAAACTGCCCGGACTGCAAAGGACAGTTTTGCAGAGAAATTCCTGAACAGGGAAAGAGGCTGTCTCTATGATCTAATTCCGGGCCCTGAAAGCAGGATACATGCAAAGGATGCATCTGTCAGGCCAAACCAGATATTTGCAGTTTCATTGCCGTTCACAATGCTTTCCCGGAATACGGAGAAGGGCATAGTAAAGGTTGTCACAGAAGAACTGCTGACACCATATGGTCTCAGGACACTTTCTCCCCGTGATACGGTATATATCGGTACCTATCGAGGAGACCTGCTAAGCAGGGACGCAGCCTATCATAGCGGCACTGCCTGGCCCTGGCTACTGGGACCTTATATTACAGCCTACCGGAAGGTCAATGATTATTCACAAGAGAGCAGATCATATGCAAAAGCCCTCCTGAAAGGTCTCGAAAGACACCTTGATGAAGCAGGAATAGGCACAATATCCGAAGTGTTTGATGGGAATGTTCCCCACAAACCTGGCGGATGTATATCCCAGGCATGGAGCGTTGCCGAGATCAGTCGAGCGTGGGCCGAGGATGTCATGCAGGAAGAGGATTGTTCGTCACCTTTATGA
- a CDS encoding PLDc N-terminal domain-containing protein — translation MSIVETSWALLTLISEIWVIYDLFTYNRSMSALTKLIWIIVVLVLGIIGVVLYYFLGRKR, via the coding sequence ATGAGCATAGTTGAAACATCCTGGGCATTATTAACCCTTATCTCTGAGATCTGGGTTATATACGATCTGTTCACATACAACAGATCGATGAGTGCATTGACGAAGCTGATCTGGATCATCGTTGTTCTGGTACTCGGAATAATAGGTGTTGTTCTATATTATTTCCTTGGAAGGAAAAGATAA
- a CDS encoding diacylglycerol/polyprenol kinase family protein: MDDKEAFLTGEFLRQLIHILTGIVFILIISFSGDNAALVFFVILLALTLFSILVTGLDDTEKSPRLVRKLERSKKQKIKFQGTILLLSGVFVTLILFPVEIVYASVAIVTFGDSIATIVGTSIGRHKLPYSDKKSLEGTFSGLIVAFLVAMLFVTPFQAFIGSLGGMFMESAISMRTIKRANIMSVIRFFINDNFLIPIFSSALMFYAVI; the protein is encoded by the coding sequence ATGGATGATAAAGAGGCATTCCTGACCGGTGAATTCCTTCGCCAGCTTATACATATACTTACGGGCATCGTTTTTATTTTAATCATCTCCTTTTCAGGAGACAACGCAGCATTAGTTTTTTTTGTCATCCTTCTTGCATTGACCCTTTTCTCAATTCTGGTTACAGGCTTGGATGATACTGAAAAGTCGCCCCGTCTCGTCCGCAAGCTGGAAAGGTCAAAAAAACAAAAGATCAAATTCCAGGGAACGATCCTGCTACTCTCAGGGGTATTTGTGACCTTGATACTGTTTCCAGTGGAAATCGTTTATGCTTCCGTAGCAATAGTCACCTTTGGAGATTCCATTGCGACGATCGTGGGAACATCAATTGGCAGACATAAATTACCCTATTCGGATAAGAAAAGCCTTGAAGGAACGTTCAGCGGCTTAATTGTTGCTTTCCTGGTTGCAATGCTCTTTGTCACACCTTTTCAGGCCTTTATCGGTTCACTGGGCGGGATGTTCATGGAGAGTGCGATCAGCATGCGGACTATTAAAAGAGCGAATATTATGTCGGTGATCAGGTTCTTTATCAATGACAATTTCCTGATTCCTATATTCTCATCTGCTCTGATGTTCTATGCAGTCATATAA
- a CDS encoding amino acid permease → MGTNDNGPSGNETLQEKVEEQKGIVPGKKLFGTIEGVFIPTLLTILGVIMYLREGWVVGNAGLLGAWLIILLSFSITLATGLSLSSITTNIRIGAGGAFSIISQSLGLEVGGSIGIPLYLSQTLAVAMYIFGFRAGWLWIFPDHPAIVVDFAAFAILFVVAYISASLAFRIQYVILAIIISSFISIIWAAYGGSMQEPITWWGSFPGSPENGFAGIGFWGVFAVFFPAATGIMAGANMSGELKNPRKSIPLGTLLAIVISLVIYMLLAFWLATSATSDELVSNYTIMAEKAAWGQLIVAGLLGATFSSALSSIVGAPRILQALGDHKILPGSDWLAKRSSSGEPRNAMILTGIIVFLALLMRSLNAIAPLIAMFFLMTYAMINIVVLIEQNLQLVSFRPLFRIPKAVSFIGAFGCVLVMFIVNPIFSLFAVVIVVVIHGYLLEKHLKAPFGDVRSGLFVAIAEWAAKQSNKMAPSNERTWKANLLVPVEDPNILTGAFNFLKDITYPKGSIKILGLSGRVDEKKLTSRLIDLTSSFRKKGVFSSWTIIDTESFEENLVAGMEALSGSFFRPGILFINMDSFEGHDDKVRTVIQKASQRNIGVLLLAIHRNAAFGRMSSINLWIDDRSPDWDVSMDLGNQDLEILISYKLKKNWGASLRMITNVREKYNVYKAEEYLENLAEIARIPNVQNKVMLGDLKSNISRAPQASLNVFSLDTEPDFDLIRNIVEETGSSCLFALDSGEENALA, encoded by the coding sequence ATGGGTACAAATGACAATGGTCCTTCGGGTAATGAGACACTGCAGGAGAAGGTTGAAGAACAGAAAGGTATCGTACCCGGGAAAAAGCTTTTCGGAACGATCGAGGGCGTGTTTATCCCGACACTGCTGACGATCCTCGGCGTGATCATGTACCTGCGAGAGGGCTGGGTTGTCGGTAACGCAGGTCTTTTAGGAGCATGGCTGATCATACTTCTCTCCTTTAGCATCACACTTGCCACGGGTCTTTCCCTCTCTTCCATTACCACAAATATCAGGATCGGTGCCGGAGGTGCCTTTTCCATAATATCCCAGTCCCTTGGCCTTGAAGTGGGAGGGAGTATCGGAATCCCTCTTTATCTTTCCCAGACCCTTGCAGTGGCAATGTACATATTTGGTTTCCGTGCAGGCTGGCTCTGGATATTTCCGGACCATCCGGCTATAGTTGTGGATTTTGCAGCTTTTGCAATCCTTTTCGTCGTCGCATATATCAGCGCATCCCTGGCTTTCAGGATCCAGTATGTCATCCTGGCGATCATCATTTCATCTTTCATCTCGATCATCTGGGCTGCTTACGGAGGATCCATGCAGGAACCCATCACGTGGTGGGGCTCTTTTCCGGGTTCTCCTGAGAACGGATTTGCAGGTATAGGTTTCTGGGGTGTCTTTGCCGTATTCTTCCCGGCAGCCACAGGTATCATGGCAGGTGCGAACATGTCGGGTGAGCTTAAAAATCCCCGGAAAAGCATACCTCTTGGCACACTCTTAGCCATTGTCATAAGTCTTGTCATATACATGTTGCTGGCATTCTGGCTGGCAACATCAGCAACCAGTGATGAACTGGTGAGCAATTATACAATCATGGCCGAAAAGGCTGCATGGGGACAGCTGATCGTTGCAGGCCTGCTCGGGGCCACATTTTCATCCGCTCTTTCGTCAATAGTGGGTGCGCCGCGTATCCTGCAGGCCCTTGGAGATCACAAGATACTCCCGGGAAGTGACTGGCTGGCAAAAAGATCAAGTTCTGGAGAGCCAAGAAATGCAATGATACTGACAGGGATCATAGTTTTTCTGGCATTATTGATGAGAAGCCTGAATGCGATCGCTCCCCTGATAGCTATGTTCTTCCTGATGACCTATGCAATGATCAATATAGTGGTATTGATAGAACAGAATCTTCAATTGGTCAGTTTCAGACCGCTTTTCAGGATTCCCAAGGCGGTTTCTTTTATAGGGGCGTTCGGCTGTGTTCTTGTAATGTTCATAGTGAATCCCATATTCAGCCTGTTTGCTGTCGTGATTGTAGTGGTTATCCACGGTTATCTGCTTGAGAAACATCTTAAGGCACCTTTCGGGGATGTCCGCAGCGGTCTTTTTGTGGCGATCGCGGAATGGGCTGCAAAGCAAAGTAACAAGATGGCTCCCTCAAATGAGCGGACCTGGAAAGCCAATCTTCTGGTACCTGTGGAAGATCCGAACATTCTCACGGGTGCTTTCAATTTCCTGAAAGATATCACCTATCCGAAGGGCTCCATCAAGATACTTGGTCTTTCTGGAAGAGTGGATGAGAAAAAACTGACATCGCGTTTAATTGACCTGACCTCTTCCTTCAGGAAGAAGGGAGTTTTCTCTTCCTGGACGATCATCGATACCGAAAGTTTCGAAGAGAACCTTGTGGCGGGAATGGAGGCTTTGAGTGGTTCTTTCTTCAGACCCGGGATACTTTTTATTAACATGGATAGCTTTGAGGGTCACGACGATAAGGTGAGGACTGTGATCCAGAAAGCCTCACAACGCAATATCGGGGTATTGTTACTGGCTATTCACCGCAATGCAGCCTTTGGAAGAATGAGTTCCATTAATCTGTGGATAGATGACCGCAGTCCGGACTGGGATGTAAGCATGGACCTTGGTAATCAGGACCTTGAAATCCTGATATCCTATAAGCTCAAAAAGAACTGGGGTGCCTCACTGAGGATGATCACCAATGTGCGGGAGAAATACAATGTTTACAAGGCCGAGGAATATCTGGAGAACCTCGCTGAGATCGCAAGGATACCCAACGTACAGAACAAAGTCATGCTTGGTGATCTGAAATCCAATATATCAAGAGCTCCTCAGGCCTCTCTGAATGTGTTCAGCCTGGACACTGAACCGGATTTTGATCTTATTCGAAATATAGTTGAAGAGACCGGATCCTCATGTTTGTTTGCACTGGATTCCGGGGAAGAGAATGCATTAGCTTGA
- a CDS encoding V4R domain-containing protein — MVRDLCMFSKANKDAEVIWFKIAYRNTVHSEADITSLFAEKGLDMRFAYMDSLEDPARGKYVIFTEVEKGRDVNDVVAELKQMDVVLDVDYGVSRNQVMQSVEFPLSLFGERAIILRARTFVDILRIMNEHVPQAEGLQMHTGIISGTMAVKLLREIIDIDKSNCFDLLKELFMAAGWGMLEYDVDIKNLEGSIRTLDCFISDVYKETEMPACAYISGFFSGFISEVMERTVQVHESQCLSTGHIFCEHIISPVPRGAKTEHVLRRELD, encoded by the coding sequence ATGGTGCGAGATCTATGCATGTTCTCAAAGGCAAACAAAGATGCTGAAGTCATCTGGTTCAAGATAGCCTACAGGAACACCGTGCATTCGGAAGCTGACATAACTTCTCTTTTTGCGGAGAAAGGACTTGATATGAGATTTGCATATATGGATAGCCTTGAAGACCCGGCAAGAGGAAAATATGTTATTTTTACGGAAGTTGAGAAAGGCAGGGACGTAAACGACGTTGTAGCTGAACTTAAACAAATGGATGTAGTGCTTGATGTCGACTACGGAGTATCCAGAAACCAGGTAATGCAGTCCGTGGAGTTCCCTTTGAGTCTTTTCGGAGAAAGAGCTATCATCCTGAGGGCTAGGACATTTGTTGACATCCTCAGAATCATGAACGAACATGTTCCACAAGCTGAAGGTCTCCAGATGCACACCGGCATTATAAGCGGGACCATGGCAGTCAAACTCTTACGTGAGATAATCGATATTGATAAAAGCAATTGTTTTGACCTGCTCAAAGAACTGTTTATGGCTGCAGGATGGGGAATGCTCGAGTATGATGTTGATATAAAAAACCTTGAAGGCAGCATTCGGACCCTGGATTGTTTTATTTCAGATGTGTATAAAGAAACTGAAATGCCTGCTTGTGCCTATATAAGTGGCTTTTTTTCAGGGTTCATATCAGAAGTCATGGAAAGGACGGTTCAGGTCCACGAAAGTCAGTGTCTGAGTACAGGACACATCTTCTGTGAACACATAATATCCCCTGTACCCAGAGGTGCAAAAACAGAACACGTACTCAGGAGAGAGCTGGATTGA
- a CDS encoding glycoside hydrolase family 15 protein yields the protein MIRQPNSILGNRHLLVTMGKKGELFNFFYPGRDFAQHLEESQACLYDGNRLIWSNDHEWQVRQNYVENTNIVNTELVHPTGLKMYIQDFIHKDHPVMVRNYKISSSAGFHGKFFYYSNFQVGEIQKKNSAFCDHESGILVQYWKDYHLGIGSVPMFEEWQIGKALDTIWWTNAKYDMEDGELQNNHEDIGNINNAIGWKLDIEPGSTAEISIFIGAASARQLLYRQIRDTRNKTVESMLNETQESWIKWLSRKRLLDIKKVSEFEYINVELMETFNRSLLTLSILNDPDKGSFVAAPEFDHDFEKSGGYGYCWNRDTSEIVLALLDAGYPEYCERFFTWCRQTQLPDGSWFQRYWLDGNAGSSWGNFRFSTQIDETGSTLFAMEEYYDSLEPVMKREFLDNMWSTVLSAAEYLMKRTPEGLHEPCTCLWETYSGIFTYTNAAIYGGLMGAARLARDYNETGLASRWIERAELIKQQTIESFWLADQGYFARGIRNGKLDTDIDASILGTFVPFNMLSADDENERKMIKSMISNIESRLRVPVNEYFGIKRYERDSYIEGNPWTVTTLWLSKALLLLADSMKETHDLEKNNEREMLTTKALEYIRWSVRGTTSSGMLPEQVNKHSGRPAWAIPLCWSCALMLENIILLDELSRNSA from the coding sequence TTGATCAGGCAGCCCAACTCAATACTCGGTAATCGGCATTTGCTTGTCACCATGGGTAAAAAAGGAGAGCTCTTCAATTTCTTCTATCCGGGAAGGGACTTTGCACAACATCTTGAAGAATCACAGGCCTGCCTGTATGACGGGAACAGGCTCATCTGGTCAAACGACCATGAATGGCAGGTAAGACAGAACTATGTGGAAAATACAAATATAGTAAACACCGAACTTGTGCATCCGACCGGACTGAAAATGTATATTCAGGACTTTATTCATAAAGACCATCCGGTAATGGTACGCAATTATAAGATCAGTTCGTCGGCGGGATTTCATGGAAAGTTCTTTTACTATTCTAATTTTCAGGTAGGAGAAATACAGAAAAAGAATTCTGCATTCTGTGACCATGAATCAGGGATCCTTGTGCAATACTGGAAGGACTACCACCTGGGAATAGGCTCTGTGCCCATGTTCGAAGAATGGCAGATCGGAAAGGCCCTGGATACTATATGGTGGACAAATGCCAAGTATGATATGGAAGACGGCGAGCTGCAGAACAATCATGAGGATATAGGTAACATTAACAACGCTATCGGCTGGAAACTTGATATCGAGCCCGGATCTACTGCCGAGATCAGTATATTCATCGGTGCTGCATCAGCAAGACAGTTGCTTTACAGACAGATACGTGATACACGGAACAAGACCGTTGAAAGTATGTTAAATGAAACACAGGAAAGCTGGATCAAGTGGCTTTCCAGAAAAAGGCTCCTGGATATAAAGAAAGTGTCTGAGTTTGAGTACATAAATGTGGAACTGATGGAGACGTTCAATCGTTCTTTACTTACATTAAGCATCCTGAACGACCCTGATAAGGGTTCATTTGTTGCAGCGCCTGAATTTGATCATGATTTTGAGAAAAGCGGTGGTTATGGCTATTGCTGGAACAGGGACACCTCTGAAATAGTACTGGCACTTCTGGATGCGGGGTACCCGGAGTACTGCGAGCGTTTCTTCACATGGTGCAGACAGACCCAGCTTCCTGATGGTTCCTGGTTCCAGCGTTACTGGCTTGACGGTAATGCCGGCTCTTCATGGGGCAATTTCAGATTCTCGACCCAGATAGATGAGACAGGTTCCACGTTGTTTGCCATGGAAGAATACTATGACAGTCTCGAACCCGTAATGAAGAGGGAGTTCCTTGATAATATGTGGTCAACTGTCCTTTCAGCAGCCGAATACCTTATGAAAAGGACCCCTGAAGGGTTACACGAACCATGCACATGCCTCTGGGAAACCTATTCGGGTATTTTTACCTATACCAATGCTGCAATCTACGGCGGACTTATGGGTGCTGCACGTCTGGCACGTGACTACAATGAAACAGGGCTTGCCAGCCGCTGGATTGAGAGGGCGGAGCTTATCAAGCAGCAAACAATAGAGAGTTTCTGGCTTGCGGACCAGGGTTACTTTGCACGCGGAATCAGGAATGGAAAACTTGATACAGACATCGATGCCAGCATCCTGGGAACTTTCGTACCCTTCAATATGCTCTCTGCGGATGATGAGAATGAAAGGAAGATGATCAAGTCAATGATCAGCAATATCGAGTCCCGTCTCAGAGTTCCGGTGAATGAATATTTTGGGATAAAGCGCTATGAAAGAGATAGCTATATAGAAGGCAACCCCTGGACTGTCACCACTTTATGGCTCTCAAAGGCGCTGCTTTTACTTGCAGATTCAATGAAGGAGACCCATGATCTGGAAAAGAATAATGAACGGGAAATGCTGACAACAAAAGCACTGGAATATATCCGGTGGTCGGTAAGAGGGACAACCAGTTCCGGAATGCTGCCAGAGCAGGTAAACAAGCATTCCGGCAGGCCTGCATGGGCTATTCCTTTGTGCTGGAGTTGTGCCCTGATGCTGGAAAATATTATTCTGCTCGATGAACTTAGCCGCAATTCCGCATAA
- a CDS encoding winged helix-turn-helix domain-containing protein translates to MDEVCLNIGQAAGQVYRLLEKGESNLAGIKKNFKENGFESQMVFMALGWLAREDKICMQKNSNSWIISLK, encoded by the coding sequence ATGGATGAAGTATGTTTGAATATAGGACAGGCGGCAGGCCAGGTCTACAGATTGCTTGAGAAGGGAGAATCCAATCTGGCAGGTATAAAAAAGAATTTCAAAGAAAATGGTTTTGAATCACAGATGGTTTTTATGGCACTTGGCTGGCTTGCAAGAGAAGATAAGATATGCATGCAGAAGAATAGCAACTCATGGATTATAAGCTTGAAATGA